The DNA window ttcaatgcacctgcctttctcttcaattctctgcagaaagatgaagattccttgggtgagtcatgcttggaagttaagctaccatttatccatccattttccttttaattttaatcttaaaataagataaaatcaagcaaaaaatgaataaaaatggtgtgggcttagtcttggtcgtgggaggcccataataacatgaaatgatgtttgaatgctgaaaacttggccccatttggaaaaaatacatttttgagcaatgttgatttcatgcattttcccaaaatttagccaacttcaacaagatgtaaatccctcaatttttgtcatatgaaggagatcttgcactttttggaaacctcaaagagtcctctaaccaatgtctttggtctcatgtcaaaatgatttttgatgctccttgtgtatccttttgaaaaaagtgtctttttgttgactttgaaaatgacctgtaatgtctttgatcatatttttcaaatggtgaatccaatgaccatgggatcaatggcatttgaaagataattgaacttccttcaaaataaactttggtttgaattttttggatgaaggatgagagagttatgatcagtcaaagttgagtaaacttttcaggcaaaaaccctaattttgaatcttagggttttgttgatttttgatcttcccttgatgaattatgatcatccaatgatcaaatgatgaatcctttgacaaaatatggactttgacaaaaaatttcatttttgactgtctgttgactttttgggtcaaacgggtcgtctgttgactgtttgagttgctgacggtgcgtctgagtgaattgaagtttgaaaatttgtatgatggtactttgagatatatggatgtgtatgaaatccatttgagctctcaaaaacttgtttctcctgtaaaaacaagaaaaccctagtcagggactgtttatgtaggagacagttaagcgtacctgatttttgtgcagtgttgagtctctgctaatcgcgtgatattcagaagacttctagaacaaaaatcttggaattttgaattgtgaaagattgatttgattgatggtacaaaacactgagaattgtactgccagcagtttggctgtcaactgactgtccaggtattggtgtagcagttagagtgaaaaatcaacagtcaaagttaattttcttttttgttgtttttgtttttgttttatgtgaaaaatgaaagtttatttatatgacttgttaaaaaaacacagacataataaataactaatatttactgtatgcgggcaaaattaccgataataaccctattaccagtacagtctgagtttcctgattctgcgcctgcaaaaagatttaactctgtaccaattacgtcagtactatttatctgtaaataaataaatagcatgtgtgaagtaataaatagtatttggcgtttgcgtaagaataaattcaactgcaagccaaattactgtataagaaaaattctaaaaactaagtatttcatatgtcaggatatttgttgaaataaaaatccatgatcatatgagactcttaattttcagattggagttttcttgaaaaaagatgtgggcaaattttggggtataacacaggGTATCTAAGGTTATTACTTTTCATCCaggatggctaacaacgtgaccgctacCAAAGAGGCTACTAAGCGTACATTCACCTGCAGTTTCTTCCGTGAGGATATGACACATCTGATTCAGTTGAGCACTTTAGTTACTGGGCATAACTTGGATGCGTTCAGAAAGACGTATGGCCATATTTTGCACATGTTGACTTCTCACATTGATGAATGGGCTCTATACACGCTTCTTCAGTTCTATGATTCTGTGCTACGCTGTTTCACCTTTCGAGACTATCAACTGGCTCCTACCCTTGAAGAGTATGCTGACATTCTCAAGATTAAGGTTCAACGTAAAATCCCTTTTGTGTGTGTACCTGAGAAGTGAAGAATAGACCgaattgctggtgctctttatttgagcatgaaggaCGTTACAGgtaactggaagcctaatggtggaaccCACGTATTCCATGTGAAATTTCTGATAAAGAAGGCCGACGCCCTTGCTgttgagaagaaatggaaagaattcaaCACTCTCCTAGCCGttatgatctatggtttggtgttgttcccgaATATTCCAAATTTCGTCGATCTAACTGCTGTTTGTCTCTTCATGGATCAAAATCCTGTGCCCACTCTTTTAGCAGATACTTATTATACCATTCATTCCAAGTATGGGAAGAAAGGATCAGTTGGGGGTTGGTTACCGTTGCTATATGAGTGGTTCACTTCACACTTGCCTAAAATTGGGCCGTTTGTTACGACGAAAGACTCacagaaatggcctcaaaggataATGAGGCTTACTGCAAACGACATTGTCTGGTGTCCTATCGGAATGGGCATAGAGGAAGTTATAACTAGTTGTGGCACTTTTGAAAATgttcccctcataggaacgagaggtgttatcaattataatcctaAGCTAGCGCTACGTCAGCTGGGTTTTGCACTTAAAGACAAGCCTTTAGACAAAGAGATATTCGAATCCGTTTGCTTTGAGAAGGGAACTGATCCAGAGGGATtgaaaaaagtaagaagcgcctGGAATAGCATCCACACAGATGACCAGACTTCCCTAGGTGAGAAGAATGTCGTTGCCAACCAAGCCTATACAAATTGGGTCGAAGATAGAGTTAAAGATcgcctgttgcctttcccgaaggttaacccATTGTACGAGCAACCACCTGAGGTCCCAACTGCCACTATGCCTGCTGAGAATTGCATCCAAGCGAATATGGAAGGCACCCAGTTACATGAAAAGAGTTTTGACGCGCAACTAAAACATTATCTTGTGGATTAGAAAAGGGCTGAGATGACACACGAAGCCAAAATGCTGAagggaggatcttccagagttcaaaagagggctagaacAGAAAAGGGTGAAAGAGATACTACTGTTGTTGTTGAGGATAACCAGAAAATCATAAAAAGGGCCATAAGAGAGGTAGAAGAGAAACTCAAGCGAGAATACAGAGAAGACCTGAAGGCTTATAAACTCAAGATAGAAATGGAGGCCAGAGCTGAAGTGAAGAgtctgaaaaagaaactggaagaagagaccaccCAAAGAATAGAAGTTGAGACTCAgttgaaaggaagtcacctccgtatcgcccgactaacagaagagaatgcCAAGCTCAGAGATCAAATTATGGGTATGGAGAACACACCTGAGAAGGCTTATCTACAAaatgcaaaggatgtgacgaacttagggagtgctgcaagaagctaGATGGGCAGTTATTTTGAAAGGACGTGCTGATCCAAAGCCTCGTCAAAGGAAGAGATAGGAAGGCAACCAAGATACTGTTTGATGAGACCAAGAAGTGGAGTGatgagcacttcagacaaggaggacctctatTTTATActcagatggattgatgttgagtttgtatgtcttgaccaccaccagacttgttggatggggtcctttatttttccttgttgaactatcttgttgatgtatggtCTCACCCAAGTTTAAATTcctgttatgaatgaaaaagaactagTTCCTTTGTTTCTCTTAATGCTTGTCATCTATCACGTTGTTAGCTATTCTAGATCAATATTgaaatcttggatactctgaaaatggaacatcacgtcatacgcacacatgaactcatacattcacattatcacattgcattttcaggttattgtacaagaaactaattggggtccctttcagcaacagatttctgCTTCGACGACAAAGCCGACTTCCTTACATCCATACCGTACCAGGAACAATCAGAAAAGGATCATGGACCACttcgaacagaatcaagctgccctccgtagggatatggatgtcaTGAGGGATAGAATGACCCAACTCATGGAGACCCTCCATGCCGTcgttcaaggacaggatgaactcaggAAGAGCGTCGCTAGTTTGGCCAAGGATGTTCCTACCACTTCTACCAATGGAGGGACGAAACCTAAAGAGATTCTTGTTGATGGGGTACCAAAATTGGTGGACGATCACCACGATGTTATTGATCTTGACCATGATCTTACCACTGAGTTGACCgaaactgctaagatgtaccaggcTCTGGAGGAACGCCTTAAGGCCATTGAAGTTGCTAAAACTTCAAGTTTCAACACTGCTGCTTTGTgcctggtacctgggattgttattcccccaaaATTTAAGGTGCCAGATTTCGATAAGTACAAGGGGgtcacctgcccagagactcaccttCATTCCTACtaccgtaagatggccgctcatgcTAAGAATGAACCATTGCtcatgcacttctttcaggatagtctcactggagccccgttggagtggtatatgaaacttgagagggcTAATGTTAGtgcttggggagaacttgttgatgccttcttgaaacaataccactataaCACTGCTATGGCCTCCCAGCCGCGCCCAGCTTCAAAATATGGCACAAAAGtctgaagaatctttcaaagaatacgcccagaggtggcgcgAACTTGCCGCTCGAGTTCAACCTCTTCTCCTCGACCGcgaattgattgatctgtttatagGTACTCTGAAAGGgtcgtatcttcagcacatggtcagCAATACTTCTCCTTCTTTctcagatgtggtcatcattggtgaacggGTTGAGAATCGTGTTAAAgttggtaccattcaaggtgttactattCCTAGCAATTCTAATGGCAATGGTAAAAAACCATACTCcggatttgtgaagaagaaaaAAGGTGAAACTAGCACTGCTTCAGTTGACCAAGGTCGAACTCCTGTAtactctgctgttccacctccttactacccaatgccttatgctgttcccaATCCGTATGTCCCTCAGGCGTACGCTGCTGCACTTCCATAACCATGGGTGGCACCTCAACAGCCTTTCATCCCACAACAACAAGTTGTTGCCcctcagaatcgtcaacaaaATCccaggcctcaaggtcaaagagctCCACAAAGGCAAAGATACCCTGAAAGGCGTATAGATCCAGTTCCGATGCCATACGCCCAACTTCTTCCCCAATTTCTTGCTGGTCAGTTGGTGCAACTCCGTGAAATGGGTCATCCACCTAGTCCTCTTCCTCCAggatatgatgctaatgctcgTTGTGAGTTTCATTCAGGTGCTCCAGGCCATacgattgaaaagtgtagagcattaaagtacaaagttcaggatctcctcgatgacaagcttatctcgttcgctcctactggtcctaatgtgcagaataatcctatgcctccccacGCGGGTGCGACCAATGCTGTTGAATTGTGTGGCGAACAGATCCTGGTAactgatgttaatgaggttaagATGCCGCTTGCAACTGTCAGAGAACATCTCGTGTAACAAGgagttttgtgtgaactacatgacttctgtttacaatgttcttctaatccagAGGAATGTGCCAGGTTGAGGGATGAGATTCAAATACTTATGGATGAAGGTGTCATTAGAGTGGAAAGATTTATTCCTGATGAAGAGGTGGTTGTTCTAGAGATTCCCTACTATCCTGCTGATATGACAAAGGGCCAAAGCACTCCTTTGCTTATTCAAACTCTGAGTACTCCATTGGTTATTCAGACTCAGAATACTCCTATGGTCATCCGTCCCCAAGCTCCTCAGACTCCATCTCCTGCTCCCTCTTTGTTGGTTGATTCTAAggttgttccttggagttataacgctgtgtatattcgagggaaaaagcatgattgtcctccagtgggtaattcgaatGTCACTAACATTGTCGGAACTAGTGGCATCACTCGAAGTGGCCGAATCTTTGCCGCCCCACCTCCGCCTCCCAAAGAGACTAACAAGGATGTTAACGCTCAGACTAAAGGGAAACAGGTTGTCGTTGATCCTCCTGAGCTCCGTACTGCACAAGACGCTGAACAACTTTTGAGAATTataaagaaaagtgattacaaggtTATTGATCAGCTTGACCAAACTCAAGCTAAGATTTCCATCTTATCCCTTTTGGTGCACTCAgaagctcaccgtgatgctctaatgaaagttctggcttccgctcatgtaactcaagacattactgtgccatagtttgaaggggttgtaacCAATATTGCtactggtaattgtttgggtttttgtgatgaggaacttccacctgagggtagagcacataaCAAAGCATTACATATCTCCATGAAGTGCCTGGATACGGTTTTATCTCGATGTCTGATCGATACAGGGTCTtcccttaatgtgatgcccaaggctACTCTGttcaagctgagtatggatggggttatgatgagaccgtgcactatgagcgtcagagcgtttgatggttctagaaggttcgtagaaggggaaattgatttTCCTGTCAAGATTGGTCCGCACACGTTCTACATTGCCTTCTATGTCATGGATATTCGCCCTtcgtacacttgcctcttgggtcgtccttggatccacgcTGCTAGAGccgtgacatctaccctccatcagtgtttgaaatttgttgtgggtGACAAGATCGTTGTAATCACTGGTGAGGAGGATCTAGTAGTCAATAATCTAGCAACATACCGTTATGTGGAAGTAGAAGGGGAAGTACAAGAGACGCCTTTCCAAGCCTTGGAAATTGTGTCAGTCGATAGACTCCCTGTGGTTGAAAACAAGAGGGAACctggagcacccctctcgtccctaaatgatgctaaggctttcCTAGAAGCTGGTGTTCCCCATGGTGCTTGGGGAAAACTGATTGATGTTTacgagaagcgagacaagtatggtcTCGGGTACCGACCATCCTCTTCCACTCAATTCAGTCCAACTCAGGGAAAGAAGGTGATCCCCCCGATCTCCCAGGTGTTCGTCAGCGCCAGTACTAGTTCTGAAAGTcaagttctcgccgtggatgatgatgatgaagaagatctctccaaattcatttgtcAAGCTGcacctggacaggaactcaacaactGGACCATAgtggacatccccagagtcacttttatggagatgtaattttcctGTTTTGATAAATTGTGTGTCTTGCCCCAGACATATTGATAACTTGTATAAAGAGGGGCCCCCATGTCTTTCAGTCTGTTTAATGATGAATATAAATCGCATTTTTCGCATACAATTACtgctccatttctttcatttctaaagcataaatcatccatcgtgcagatccggcttggattccatcaaaaatgataatgttacagttccacgtcttgatatccttgagaatccaattgaccaagctgatgaagatagtggggaagattgtgaagtccctgaggaattggcaagactattgagacaagaagagaaatctattcagccacatcaagaagccatagaaatcatcaacctcggtacagaagaagaaaagaaagaagtaaagataggtgccgctttgcAGAGtaatgtaaagagaaggttgattgagttacTTCGAGAatatgttgacatcttcgcctggtcgtatgaagacatgcctggtttagacactgaTATCGTTATGCACAAGTTACTGCttaaaccagaatgtccgcctgtaaagcaaaaactgcgaagaactcgacctgatatggctttgaaaatcaaggaggaagttgaaaaacaattcaaggCTGGTTTCTTGTTTGTTTGTGAATaccctccttggattgcaaacatcgtaCCTGTTCCTAACAAGGACGGAAAGGTGcgcatgtgtgtcgactatcgagatctgaatagggcaagtccaaaggatgatttccctctgcctcatattgatgtacTTGTCGACaatactgctcagtattcggtattctcattcatggacggttTTTTTGGCTATAAttaaataaagatggctcctgaagatatgaccaagactactttcaccactccgtggggtacgtattgttataaagtgatgccttttggtcttaagaatgccggtgcaacatatcaacgagcaatggtgaccctcttccatgacatgaccCATAAGGAGATCGAGgtatatgtcgatgatatgattgcaaaatctcaaattgaggaggaacacttggtatatcttgagaaactgtttgctcgtctgcgaaaatttaagttgaggcttaatccaaataagtgcacttttggagtgcgatctggaaaattacttggattcatcgtgagccaacgagggattgaggtcgaccctgataaagtaagagcaatacagaatatgccagcaccgaagaatgaaaaataAGTTCGAGGGTTCTtagggagattgaattacatagccaggttcatttctcatctcactgacacttgtgaacccatctttaagctGTTGCGCAAGAATCAacatatccgttgggatgatcattgtcaagaagccttcgaa is part of the Vicia villosa cultivar HV-30 ecotype Madison, WI linkage group LG2, Vvil1.0, whole genome shotgun sequence genome and encodes:
- the LOC131649457 gene encoding uncharacterized protein LOC131649457; translation: MANNVTATKEATKRTFTCSFFREDMTHLIQLSTLVTGHNLDAFRKTYGHILHMLTSHIDEWALYTLLQFYDSVLRCFTFRDYQLAPTLEEYADILKIKVQRNWKPNGGTHVFHVKFLIKKADALAVEKKWKEFNTLLAVMIYGLVLFPNIPNFVDLTAVCLFMDQNPVPTLLADTYYTIHSKYGKKGSVGGWLPLLYEWFTSHLPKIGPFVTTKDSQKWPQRIMRLTANDIVWCPIGMGIEEVITSCGTFENVPLIGTRGVINYNPKLALRQLGFALKDKPLDKEIFESVCFEKGTDPEGLKKVRSAWNSIHTDDQTSLGEKNVVANQAYTNWVEDRVKDRLLPFPKVNPLYEQPPEVPTATMPAENCIQANMEGTQLHEKSFDAQLKHYLVD